The proteins below come from a single Streptomyces tubercidicus genomic window:
- a CDS encoding ABC transporter permease, producing the protein MTFFSTPPISTRPLSDAKRPGPLRAVRQFPALSKLLLLVLAAAVLVPLINAQWPGALWPSALTVDVSGPLGKTSDWIIDNRDSHWLFVYFLGHLSNAVVISVRAVYMLLLALGWTGVTAGITLIAWRVAGVRIAATALISFLVSGLLGMWVPTMQTLALMVVAVVFSVLVGAVLGLAGGLSERLFRILRPVLDTMQVLPAFAYLLPVVLVFGIGVPAALLATVIYAAPPMARLTALGLRGADPGVLEAVSSLGATGRQRLLTARLPLARKELLLGVNQSIMMALGMVVIASMIGAAGLGDRVYQALASVDVGAALAAAIPIVLLAIVMDRTTAAAGARLGADTAAIGPKWLRGWLAWTGIAVVTAGLALAGRLSGSLVWPGAWAVDLARPVNDFKEWMVDHLYSGVPVIGGTADWAEHFTNWVLNPLRDGLTALPWYGMLLIVAALAWLIGTWRTALTAVLAMAAIGVLGVWKPSMNTLSQVIAALVVTLVLGFGIGILAAGSKRLEAILRPVLDVMQTMPQFVYLIPVVALFAVGRAPAAAAAVVYALPAVIRITTQGLRQVDSSAMESARSLGATRWQILRQVQLPLARPALLLAVNQGVVLVLAVVIIGGLVGGGALGYDVVTGLATGDLALGLVAGVAIVCLGLMLDRVTQPTERRTTGKGV; encoded by the coding sequence GTGACTTTCTTCAGCACGCCCCCCATTTCGACGCGCCCGCTGAGCGATGCCAAACGGCCCGGCCCCCTGCGGGCGGTGCGGCAATTCCCCGCCCTGAGTAAGCTCCTGCTGCTCGTCCTCGCCGCGGCGGTCCTGGTGCCGCTGATCAACGCCCAGTGGCCCGGCGCCCTGTGGCCCTCGGCCCTCACCGTCGATGTCTCCGGCCCGCTCGGCAAGACCAGCGACTGGATCATCGACAACCGTGACAGCCACTGGCTGTTCGTCTACTTCCTCGGTCACCTCAGCAACGCCGTGGTGATCTCGGTACGCGCCGTCTACATGCTGCTGCTCGCGCTCGGCTGGACCGGTGTGACCGCCGGTATCACGCTGATCGCCTGGCGCGTCGCCGGTGTCCGCATCGCCGCCACCGCACTGATCTCCTTCCTGGTCAGCGGCCTGCTGGGGATGTGGGTCCCGACCATGCAGACCCTCGCCCTGATGGTCGTCGCGGTGGTCTTCTCGGTCCTCGTCGGCGCCGTGCTGGGCCTGGCCGGGGGCCTGTCGGAACGGCTCTTCCGGATTCTGCGCCCGGTCCTGGACACCATGCAGGTGCTGCCGGCCTTCGCCTATCTCCTGCCCGTCGTGCTGGTCTTCGGCATCGGCGTCCCCGCCGCGCTGCTGGCCACCGTCATCTACGCGGCTCCGCCGATGGCGCGGCTGACCGCGCTCGGTCTGCGCGGCGCCGACCCCGGCGTCCTGGAGGCGGTCTCCTCGCTCGGCGCCACCGGACGGCAGCGGCTGCTGACCGCCCGCCTGCCGCTGGCGCGTAAGGAACTCCTCCTCGGCGTCAACCAGTCGATCATGATGGCGCTGGGCATGGTCGTGATCGCCTCGATGATCGGCGCGGCCGGTCTCGGTGACCGCGTCTACCAGGCGCTCGCCTCGGTGGACGTCGGTGCCGCGCTCGCCGCCGCCATCCCGATCGTGCTGCTGGCCATCGTCATGGACCGCACCACCGCGGCGGCCGGTGCCCGGCTCGGCGCCGACACCGCCGCCATCGGCCCGAAGTGGCTGCGCGGCTGGCTGGCCTGGACCGGTATCGCCGTGGTCACCGCCGGGCTCGCACTGGCCGGCCGGCTGAGCGGTTCGCTGGTCTGGCCGGGTGCCTGGGCCGTGGACCTCGCCCGCCCCGTCAACGACTTCAAGGAGTGGATGGTCGACCACCTCTACTCCGGAGTCCCGGTCATCGGCGGCACCGCCGACTGGGCCGAGCACTTCACCAACTGGGTGCTCAACCCGCTGCGCGACGGCCTGACGGCGCTGCCCTGGTACGGCATGCTGCTCATCGTCGCCGCGCTGGCCTGGCTCATCGGCACCTGGCGCACCGCGCTGACCGCCGTCCTCGCGATGGCCGCCATCGGTGTGCTGGGCGTGTGGAAGCCGTCGATGAACACCCTCTCCCAGGTGATCGCCGCGCTGGTGGTGACCCTGGTGCTGGGCTTCGGCATCGGCATCCTCGCCGCCGGCAGCAAGCGTCTGGAGGCGATCCTGCGCCCGGTGCTGGACGTCATGCAGACCATGCCGCAGTTCGTCTACCTCATCCCGGTGGTCGCGCTGTTCGCCGTGGGCCGCGCCCCGGCCGCCGCCGCGGCCGTGGTCTACGCCCTGCCCGCCGTCATCCGCATCACCACCCAGGGCCTGCGCCAGGTGGACTCGTCGGCCATGGAGTCGGCCCGGTCCCTCGGTGCCACCCGCTGGCAGATCCTCCGCCAGGTCCAGCTCCCGCTGGCCCGGCCCGCGCTGCTGCTGGCCGTCAACCAGGGCGTGGTCCTGGTCCTCGCCGTCGTCATCATCGGCGGCCTGGTCGGCGGCGGTGCCCTCGGCTACGACGTCGTCACCGGCCTCGCCACCGGAGACCTGGCCCTCGGCCTGGTCGCGGGTGTGGCCATCGTGTGCCTGGGCCTGATGCTCGACCGGGTCACCCAGCCCACGGAACGCCGCACGACGGGGAAGGGAGTCTGA
- a CDS encoding quaternary amine ABC transporter ATP-binding protein, with translation MATTSAGASEIPNARTSKDSSATEASDGREVVFSVRNLWKVFGPKAERIPEDSSVTELSAQELREKTGCVAAVRDVSFDVHKGEVFVVMGLSGSGKSTLVRCLTRLIEPTSGVLEMDGEDVRAMDRTTLRELRRRRAAMVFQHFGLLPHRTVVDNVAYGLEIQGMGKTERRAKANEMVEKVGLAGMEKRRPGQLSGGQQQRVGLARALAVDPEVLLFDEPFSALDPLIRRDMQEEVCRLHQEEGRTMVFITHDLAEALRVGDRIALMRDGKIVQVGTPEEIVGSPADDYVRDFVRDVPREQVLTVRRAMRPAEDGEADQGPALSPDTLISDAIEAVARSGGAARVVDGKRCLGIVDHACLLNVVARLDSPQQDEVAA, from the coding sequence ATGGCTACCACCTCCGCCGGCGCATCCGAGATACCCAACGCGCGTACGTCCAAGGACTCCTCGGCCACCGAGGCGTCCGACGGCCGTGAGGTCGTCTTCTCCGTCCGTAACCTCTGGAAGGTCTTCGGCCCCAAAGCCGAGCGCATCCCCGAGGACTCCTCCGTCACGGAGCTGAGCGCCCAGGAACTGCGCGAGAAGACCGGCTGTGTGGCCGCCGTCCGCGATGTCTCCTTCGACGTCCACAAGGGCGAGGTCTTCGTCGTCATGGGCCTGTCCGGCTCCGGCAAGTCCACCCTCGTGCGGTGTCTGACCCGGCTGATCGAGCCGACCAGCGGCGTACTGGAGATGGACGGCGAGGACGTCCGCGCCATGGACCGCACCACGCTGCGCGAACTGCGCCGCCGCCGCGCCGCCATGGTCTTCCAGCACTTCGGCCTGCTGCCGCACCGCACCGTCGTCGACAACGTCGCCTACGGCCTGGAGATCCAGGGCATGGGCAAGACGGAGCGCCGCGCCAAGGCCAACGAGATGGTCGAGAAGGTCGGCCTGGCCGGGATGGAGAAGCGCCGCCCCGGGCAGCTCTCCGGCGGTCAGCAGCAGCGCGTCGGCCTGGCCCGCGCGCTCGCCGTGGACCCCGAAGTCCTGCTCTTCGACGAGCCGTTCAGCGCGCTCGACCCGCTCATCCGGCGCGATATGCAGGAAGAGGTCTGCCGCCTGCACCAGGAGGAAGGCCGCACCATGGTCTTCATCACCCACGACCTCGCCGAGGCGCTGCGGGTCGGTGACCGGATCGCCCTGATGCGCGACGGGAAGATCGTCCAGGTCGGCACCCCCGAGGAGATCGTCGGCTCCCCGGCCGACGACTACGTCCGCGACTTCGTCCGGGACGTCCCGCGCGAGCAGGTGCTGACCGTGCGCCGCGCGATGCGCCCGGCCGAGGACGGCGAGGCCGACCAGGGCCCCGCGCTGAGCCCCGACACCCTGATCTCCGACGCCATCGAGGCCGTCGCCCGCTCCGGCGGCGCGGCCCGGGTCGTCGACGGCAAGCGCTGCCTGGGCATCGTCGACCACGCCTGTCTGCTCAACGTGGTCGCCCGGCTCGACAGCCCCCAGCAGGACGAGGTGGCTGCCTGA
- a CDS encoding GMC family oxidoreductase: MPVYDYVVVGGGTAGSVIASRLTEDPDITVAVIEGGPSDIDREDVLTLRKWLGLLGGDLDYEYTTTEQPRGNSHILHSRAKVLGGCSSHNTLISFKPLPSDWDEWAAAGAAGWGAKEMDPYFGKLRNNIVRVAKKDQNQIAADWIEATKSALGVPEVVGFNDKPFDEGVGFFDLSYHPENNKRSSASVAYLHPHMEAGDRPNLTLMLETWAHKLELDGTTAKGVHVRTKDGEDVYVEAAREVLVCAGAVDTPRLLMHSGIGPKKDLEALGLPCVLDLPGVGENLIDHPESVIVWETNGPIPGNSAMDSDAGLFVKRDPEHKGPDLMFHFYQIPFTDNPERLGYERPEHGVSMTPNIPKSRSRGRLYLTSADPEVKPALDFKYFEDEDDYDGQTLVDGVKLARKIAQAEPFAKWLKREVFPGPEVTDDAEIGELVRKAAHTVYHPAGTCKMGAADDQLAVVDPELKIRGLSGIRIADASVFPTMPAVNPMLGVLMVGEKCAELLHKAPTQGGDA; the protein is encoded by the coding sequence ATGCCTGTGTATGACTATGTCGTTGTCGGCGGCGGCACCGCCGGTTCCGTCATCGCCTCCCGCCTCACCGAAGACCCGGACATCACCGTCGCGGTCATCGAGGGCGGCCCGTCCGACATCGACCGCGAGGACGTGCTGACGCTGCGCAAGTGGCTCGGCCTGCTCGGCGGCGACCTCGACTACGAGTACACGACCACCGAGCAGCCGCGCGGCAACTCGCACATCCTGCACAGCCGCGCCAAGGTGCTCGGCGGGTGCTCCTCGCACAACACCCTGATCTCCTTCAAGCCGCTGCCGTCCGACTGGGACGAGTGGGCGGCGGCGGGCGCGGCCGGCTGGGGCGCCAAGGAGATGGACCCGTACTTCGGCAAGCTGCGCAACAACATCGTGCGGGTGGCGAAGAAGGACCAGAACCAGATCGCCGCCGACTGGATCGAGGCCACCAAGAGCGCCCTCGGCGTCCCCGAGGTCGTCGGCTTCAACGACAAGCCCTTCGACGAGGGCGTCGGCTTCTTCGACCTCTCCTACCACCCGGAGAACAACAAGCGGTCGTCGGCGTCGGTCGCGTATCTGCATCCGCACATGGAGGCCGGTGACCGGCCGAACCTCACGCTGATGCTGGAGACCTGGGCGCACAAGCTGGAGCTGGACGGCACCACCGCCAAGGGCGTCCACGTCCGCACGAAGGACGGCGAGGACGTTTACGTCGAGGCCGCCCGCGAGGTACTGGTCTGCGCCGGTGCCGTCGACACCCCGCGGCTGCTGATGCACTCCGGCATCGGGCCGAAGAAGGACCTGGAAGCGCTCGGCCTGCCCTGTGTGCTCGACCTGCCGGGCGTCGGCGAGAACCTGATCGACCACCCCGAGTCGGTGATCGTCTGGGAGACGAACGGACCGATCCCGGGCAACTCCGCGATGGACTCCGACGCGGGCCTCTTCGTCAAGCGGGACCCGGAGCACAAGGGCCCCGACCTGATGTTCCACTTCTACCAAATCCCGTTCACCGACAACCCCGAGCGGCTGGGCTACGAGCGCCCCGAGCACGGGGTGTCGATGACCCCGAACATCCCCAAGTCCCGCTCCCGCGGCCGTCTTTACCTCACCTCCGCGGACCCCGAGGTCAAGCCGGCCCTCGACTTCAAGTACTTCGAGGACGAGGACGACTACGACGGCCAGACCCTCGTCGACGGCGTCAAGCTGGCCCGCAAGATCGCCCAGGCCGAGCCGTTCGCCAAGTGGCTCAAGCGGGAGGTCTTCCCCGGCCCCGAGGTCACCGACGACGCGGAGATCGGTGAGCTGGTGCGCAAGGCGGCACACACCGTCTACCACCCGGCCGGCACCTGCAAGATGGGCGCCGCTGACGACCAACTCGCCGTCGTCGACCCCGAGTTGAAGATCCGTGGGCTGTCCGGCATCCGTATCGCCGACGCTTCCGTCTTCCCGACGATGCCGGCCGTCAACCCGATGCTGGGCGTGCTCATGGTGGGGGAGAAGTGCGCTGAACTGCTCCATAAGGCCCCGACCCAAGGAGGTGATGCGTGA
- a CDS encoding aldehyde dehydrogenase family protein: MSSIETIHVDGVWLPAASGETREVLDPADATTLQLVSEGGAEDADAAVAAARRAFDAGDWSRTPVAERSALLRRVADLLQRDREEIALIESRDTGKTLEEGRVDVDDVTNAFRYFADLVMNESGGRVVDAGSPDVHSVIVHEPVGVCALITPWNYPLLQASWKIAPAIAAGNTFVIKPSEVTPLSTVHLVKLLVEAGLPAGVANIVTGAGLPVGQRLAEHPDVDLFSFTGGLVSGTKAGAAAVSGAKKIALELGGKNPNVVFADACATEEGFDTAVDQALNAAFIHSGQVCSAGARLIIEESVRDRFVSELARRAEKIKLGRGTEDGVECGPLVSQQQLDKVEAYVASALAEGAQLRCGGARPEPSEVRPATGYFYAPTVLDGCHREMKVIREETFGPILTVETFSTEDEAVALANDTEYGLAGAVFSADTARARRVAARLRHGTVWINDYHPYLPQAEWGGFGKSGIGRELGPAGLDEYRESKHIYENLRPEPVRWFAG, encoded by the coding sequence GTGTCGTCAATCGAGACCATTCACGTAGACGGGGTGTGGCTCCCGGCCGCATCCGGCGAAACGCGGGAGGTCCTCGACCCCGCCGACGCGACGACGCTCCAGCTGGTGTCCGAGGGGGGTGCCGAGGACGCCGACGCGGCGGTCGCGGCCGCCCGCCGGGCCTTCGACGCGGGTGACTGGTCCCGTACGCCCGTCGCCGAGCGCTCCGCGCTGCTCCGCCGGGTCGCCGACCTGCTCCAGCGCGACCGCGAGGAGATCGCCCTCATCGAGAGCCGGGACACCGGCAAGACGCTGGAAGAGGGCCGGGTCGACGTCGATGACGTCACCAACGCCTTCCGGTACTTCGCCGACCTGGTGATGAACGAGAGCGGCGGCCGGGTCGTCGACGCCGGTTCGCCCGATGTGCACAGCGTCATCGTGCACGAGCCGGTCGGTGTCTGCGCGCTCATCACGCCGTGGAACTACCCGCTGCTGCAGGCAAGTTGGAAGATCGCGCCGGCCATCGCGGCCGGCAACACTTTTGTGATCAAGCCCAGCGAGGTCACCCCGCTGTCGACCGTGCACCTGGTCAAGCTGCTGGTCGAGGCCGGGCTGCCGGCCGGGGTCGCCAACATCGTCACCGGTGCCGGGCTGCCGGTGGGCCAGCGGCTCGCCGAGCACCCGGATGTCGACCTGTTCTCCTTCACCGGTGGCCTGGTCAGCGGCACGAAGGCGGGCGCGGCCGCGGTCTCCGGGGCGAAGAAGATCGCGCTGGAGCTGGGCGGCAAGAACCCCAATGTGGTGTTCGCCGACGCGTGCGCGACGGAGGAAGGCTTCGACACCGCCGTCGACCAGGCGCTGAACGCCGCGTTCATCCACAGCGGGCAGGTCTGCTCGGCCGGTGCCCGGCTGATCATCGAGGAGTCGGTGCGCGACCGCTTCGTCTCCGAACTCGCCCGCCGCGCCGAGAAGATCAAGCTCGGCCGGGGCACCGAGGACGGTGTCGAGTGCGGTCCGCTGGTCTCCCAGCAGCAGCTCGACAAGGTCGAGGCGTATGTCGCCTCCGCGCTGGCCGAGGGTGCCCAGCTGCGCTGCGGCGGTGCCCGCCCCGAGCCGTCCGAGGTCCGCCCGGCCACCGGCTACTTCTACGCGCCGACCGTGCTCGACGGCTGCCACCGCGAGATGAAGGTGATCCGTGAGGAGACCTTCGGCCCGATCCTGACGGTGGAGACCTTCAGCACCGAGGACGAGGCCGTGGCGCTCGCCAACGACACCGAATACGGCCTGGCCGGTGCGGTCTTCTCCGCCGACACCGCGCGCGCCCGCCGGGTCGCCGCGCGACTGCGGCACGGCACGGTCTGGATCAACGACTACCACCCCTACCTCCCGCAGGCGGAGTGGGGCGGCTTCGGCAAGTCCGGCATCGGACGGGAATTGGGTCCCGCGGGTCTGGACGAGTACCGCGAGAGCAAGCACATTTACGAAAACCTCCGGCCGGAGCCGGTGCGCTGGTTCGCGGGCTGA
- a CDS encoding Uma2 family endonuclease: MSISLYRTETIETDGTEMAEPTEQRNELTLDELFRQLERMHTPEGYKVEIVEGAVYMTPQRDVHWQTIRRIVRALEDRFGMDVLVTSDVRITFPGEGNGFAPDVAKIADDAEKDEFGRWRHQDIEFIAEVISKGTAHNDYGPKKKAYALAEVPVYVIADPYLGRCRVFTEPQDGDYKLDLTVVYGMPVDLTHTVAGITLATDDFPRD; the protein is encoded by the coding sequence ATGTCCATCAGCCTTTACCGGACCGAGACGATCGAGACCGACGGGACCGAGATGGCAGAGCCCACTGAGCAGCGCAATGAGCTGACCCTGGACGAGCTGTTCAGGCAGCTGGAGCGGATGCACACCCCCGAGGGTTACAAGGTAGAGATCGTCGAGGGGGCCGTGTACATGACGCCGCAGCGCGACGTCCATTGGCAAACCATCCGCCGCATCGTGCGGGCGCTGGAAGACCGTTTCGGGATGGACGTTCTGGTGACCTCGGACGTGCGGATCACTTTTCCCGGCGAGGGGAACGGCTTCGCCCCGGACGTCGCCAAGATTGCCGACGACGCCGAGAAAGACGAGTTCGGGCGCTGGCGCCACCAAGACATCGAGTTCATCGCCGAAGTCATCTCCAAGGGCACCGCACACAACGACTACGGCCCCAAGAAGAAGGCCTACGCCCTGGCCGAAGTCCCGGTCTACGTGATCGCCGACCCCTACCTCGGCCGCTGCCGCGTCTTCACCGAACCCCAGGACGGCGACTACAAACTCGACCTCACCGTCGTTTACGGCATGCCCGTCGACCTCACCCACACGGTCGCCGGAATCACCCTCGCCACCGACGATTTCCCCAGGGACTGA
- a CDS encoding DUF6879 family protein, with translation MLSLDDLGLDASLGEPLRLDAYREDFRERQRTIDGQDSWKLERQQDFKEPGFASWDAFSRGDWEGALRLAEEERDIIREVAEETERRGVVLYRVRVVEEPLTPYLQWEMHLLRLRAEYGEKIRVIGPEQIEALESEHPLPELLTLGDQTVYRILYNKQGILDGGVRYLSHEVTARCRDFMRDLYEAGEELGSYFAREVAPLPPPLSE, from the coding sequence ATGCTCAGCCTGGATGATCTCGGCCTCGACGCATCGCTGGGCGAGCCGCTCCGCCTCGATGCGTACCGAGAGGACTTTCGCGAACGGCAGCGGACGATCGACGGCCAGGATTCCTGGAAACTGGAGCGCCAGCAGGACTTCAAGGAGCCCGGGTTCGCCAGCTGGGACGCGTTCTCCCGAGGCGACTGGGAGGGCGCCCTGCGCCTTGCCGAAGAAGAGCGCGACATCATCCGGGAAGTCGCGGAAGAGACCGAGCGCCGAGGGGTCGTTCTTTACCGCGTGCGGGTGGTCGAAGAACCACTGACGCCCTATCTCCAGTGGGAGATGCATCTGCTGCGGCTTCGTGCGGAGTACGGCGAGAAGATCAGAGTGATCGGCCCGGAGCAGATCGAGGCGCTGGAGAGCGAACATCCACTGCCCGAACTGCTGACACTCGGCGATCAGACCGTCTACCGGATTCTCTACAACAAGCAGGGAATCCTGGACGGCGGGGTGCGCTACCTGTCACACGAAGTCACCGCACGCTGCCGGGACTTCATGCGGGACCTCTACGAGGCCGGCGAGGAGCTGGGTTCCTACTTCGCACGCGAGGTCGCCCCTCTGCCACCTCCGCTCTCCGAGTAG
- a CDS encoding tetratricopeptide repeat protein: MTGKEKESDPAQPQQQPPGTGPHGTHSELSGSATDVVQARDISGGIHFHHDDHTGRARNDPPMPRQLPSDVWGFVNRSEELRRLNEVLSHEGGAGDTGDASDEGDGPLVVSICIVAGTAGVGKTSMALRWAHRVLAHFPDGQLYVNLRGYDPGAPVTSQEALHRFLPALGVPAKAIPADPEAAAALYRSLLAGRRMLIVLDNAATVGQVRPLLPGTAGCLVLVTSRSRLSGLVARDGARRLTLGTLGETEAVALLRAVTADYRTGDAEEQLTELARLCARLPLALRIAAERAAARPRMRLDDLINDLRDESALWDALSAGSAGDDEEADAVHTVFAWSYRALPDEAAYLFRVLGLYPGPEFGASAAAALAGVRVSRARHLLDVLVGAHLLEQTAPDRYEFHDLLRAYATDQAQREETPEGRAAALRRLLDWYLHSADAAQTWINPHEAHIALDPADAAVAPLVFPGYDEALNWYELERANLLAAARAAEEAGQDRAAWQLSAVLRSIHMLLNPFDEWLAMGQIGLRAAERLGDRAAEAEVLESLGMAYTQSHRLADAARCHERALAVRRELDDRLGEGLSLNDIGLVYLRQRRLAEAGDRFEQGLSLFRELDAAHWETVVMSNLAEVHLETEQLAMAHDVIRRVLDRYREQGNQGSTGNALRILSAVQRQLGEPGEALRSAQEAVDIARGRRNHPWEGYWLLELGAAQQVNHQFPDALASYQRSAAVQRRLGDRSREARAWMGAGETYGRMERFDEAAAFQRRAAAVHRELRDHWYLALALDGLADACEALEHGDESRGYRSEALGIVSAFGDPRAVRMRARLETGLGGG, translated from the coding sequence ATGACCGGCAAGGAGAAGGAGAGCGACCCAGCGCAACCGCAACAGCAACCGCCGGGGACCGGGCCGCACGGTACGCATTCCGAGCTCTCCGGCTCCGCCACTGATGTCGTGCAGGCCAGGGACATCAGTGGCGGCATCCACTTCCACCACGACGACCACACCGGGCGGGCCAGGAACGACCCGCCGATGCCACGTCAACTCCCCAGCGACGTCTGGGGATTCGTCAACCGGTCCGAGGAGCTGCGGCGACTCAACGAGGTCCTCAGCCACGAGGGCGGCGCAGGTGACACGGGTGACGCGAGCGACGAGGGTGACGGCCCGCTCGTCGTATCGATCTGCATCGTCGCCGGTACGGCCGGTGTGGGCAAGACATCGATGGCGCTGCGCTGGGCACATCGGGTCCTGGCGCATTTCCCGGACGGTCAGCTCTATGTGAACCTCCGCGGTTACGACCCCGGTGCGCCGGTCACCTCACAGGAGGCGCTGCACCGGTTTCTTCCCGCGCTCGGCGTGCCCGCGAAGGCGATTCCGGCGGATCCGGAGGCCGCCGCGGCGCTCTATCGCTCCCTGCTGGCCGGTCGGCGCATGCTGATCGTGCTGGACAACGCCGCCACCGTGGGGCAGGTCCGGCCGCTGCTTCCCGGCACGGCGGGGTGTCTGGTTCTGGTCACCAGCCGCAGCCGCCTCTCAGGGCTCGTCGCCCGGGACGGGGCGCGCCGGCTCACGCTGGGGACGCTGGGCGAGACGGAAGCGGTGGCGCTGCTGCGCGCGGTCACCGCCGACTACCGGACCGGGGACGCCGAGGAGCAGCTCACCGAACTGGCCCGGCTGTGTGCCCGACTCCCCCTGGCCCTGCGTATCGCGGCGGAACGGGCCGCCGCCCGTCCCCGTATGAGGCTGGACGACCTGATAAATGATCTCCGTGACGAATCGGCTCTGTGGGATGCCCTGAGCGCGGGAAGCGCCGGAGACGACGAGGAAGCTGACGCGGTACATACGGTGTTTGCCTGGTCCTATCGGGCGCTGCCCGACGAAGCGGCGTATCTGTTCAGAGTGCTCGGCCTGTACCCCGGGCCCGAGTTCGGAGCGTCGGCCGCGGCGGCCCTCGCCGGGGTCCGCGTCAGCCGAGCGCGGCACTTGCTGGACGTGCTCGTCGGAGCGCATCTGCTGGAGCAGACCGCTCCGGACCGCTATGAATTCCATGACCTGCTGCGGGCTTATGCGACGGACCAGGCCCAGCGGGAGGAGACACCCGAGGGGCGTGCGGCGGCTCTGCGGCGCCTACTCGACTGGTATCTGCACTCCGCCGACGCCGCTCAGACCTGGATCAACCCGCATGAGGCCCATATCGCCCTCGACCCGGCCGACGCCGCCGTCGCCCCGCTGGTGTTCCCGGGCTACGACGAGGCGCTGAACTGGTACGAGCTGGAACGCGCCAACCTGCTGGCAGCCGCCCGCGCGGCCGAGGAAGCCGGGCAGGACCGGGCGGCGTGGCAATTGTCCGCCGTGCTGCGGAGCATCCATATGCTCCTCAACCCCTTCGACGAGTGGCTGGCCATGGGCCAGATCGGCCTGCGTGCCGCCGAGCGGCTGGGCGACCGTGCCGCGGAGGCCGAGGTGCTGGAGAGTCTCGGCATGGCGTATACGCAGTCCCACCGCCTGGCGGACGCGGCCCGCTGTCACGAGCGAGCGCTCGCCGTACGCCGCGAACTGGACGACCGGCTGGGCGAAGGGCTGTCGCTGAACGACATCGGGTTGGTCTATCTCCGTCAGCGACGGCTGGCGGAGGCCGGTGACCGGTTCGAGCAGGGGCTCTCCCTCTTCCGGGAACTCGACGCAGCTCACTGGGAAACCGTCGTGATGTCGAATCTGGCCGAAGTGCACCTCGAAACAGAGCAGTTGGCGATGGCGCACGACGTCATCCGCCGCGTCCTGGACCGGTACCGTGAGCAGGGAAACCAAGGCAGTACCGGCAATGCGCTGCGCATCCTGAGCGCCGTCCAGCGTCAGCTGGGCGAGCCGGGGGAAGCGCTGCGATCGGCCCAGGAAGCCGTGGACATCGCACGCGGCAGGCGCAACCATCCGTGGGAGGGCTATTGGCTGCTGGAGCTCGGTGCGGCCCAGCAGGTCAACCACCAGTTCCCGGACGCCCTGGCCTCCTACCAGCGCTCTGCGGCCGTGCAACGCCGACTCGGCGACCGGTCACGGGAGGCGCGGGCGTGGATGGGGGCGGGCGAGACGTACGGGCGCATGGAGCGCTTCGACGAGGCGGCCGCCTTCCAGCGCCGCGCCGCCGCCGTCCACCGTGAGCTGCGCGATCACTGGTACCTGGCGCTCGCGCTCGACGGCCTGGCCGATGCGTGTGAGGCGCTGGAGCACGGGGACGAGTCACGCGGGTACCGGTCCGAAGCGCTGGGCATTGTGAGCGCCTTCGGTGACCCCCGGGCGGTACGGATGCGAGCGCGGCTGGAGACGGGCTTGGGAGGCGGCTGA
- a CDS encoding DUF5988 family protein, whose amino-acid sequence MAETVARAVLEGGPAGFAGRVVDIEPPGDELKIPFRNGYEHFRATGRQQETAEGTLPVYEWWERTELPG is encoded by the coding sequence ATGGCTGAGACAGTGGCGAGAGCGGTGCTTGAAGGGGGGCCCGCGGGGTTTGCCGGGCGGGTTGTGGATATTGAGCCGCCTGGGGATGAGTTGAAGATTCCGTTTCGTAATGGGTATGAGCATTTTCGGGCTACCGGTCGGCAGCAGGAGACCGCCGAGGGGACGCTGCCCGTTTATGAGTGGTGGGAGCGGACGGAGCTGCCCGGGTAG
- a CDS encoding DUF397 domain-containing protein, with product MKSSFSGDDGGDCIEVAPGIPDAVPVRDSKDPHGPVVIFPTGGWSSFVAALKNGEFPAAV from the coding sequence ATGAAGAGCAGCTTCAGCGGGGACGACGGCGGGGACTGCATCGAAGTAGCCCCCGGTATCCCCGACGCCGTCCCCGTCCGTGACAGCAAGGACCCGCACGGCCCCGTAGTGATCTTCCCGACGGGCGGCTGGTCGTCCTTCGTCGCCGCCCTCAAGAACGGCGAGTTCCCCGCAGCCGTCTGA